In Pantoea cypripedii, the following proteins share a genomic window:
- the gpmA gene encoding 2,3-diphosphoglycerate-dependent phosphoglycerate mutase, which translates to MAVTKLVLVRHGESQWNQENRFTGWYDVDLSDKGRTEAKAAGQLLKKEGFVFDFAYTSVLKRAIHTLWNVLDELDQAWLPVEKCWRLNERHYGALQGLDKAETAAKYGDDQVKQWRRGFAVTPPELDRSDERFPGHDPRYASLTDAQLPTTESLALTIERVIPYWNDSILPRIKSGEKVIIAAHGNSLRALVKYLDNLSEDEILELNIPTGVPLVYEFDENFKPIKRYYLGDADEIAAKAAAVANQGKAK; encoded by the coding sequence ATGGCCGTAACTAAGCTGGTTCTGGTGCGCCACGGCGAAAGCCAGTGGAATCAGGAAAACCGCTTCACCGGATGGTACGATGTGGATCTGTCCGATAAGGGTCGCACCGAAGCCAAAGCAGCCGGTCAGCTGCTGAAGAAAGAAGGTTTCGTATTCGATTTTGCCTACACTTCCGTGCTGAAACGTGCCATCCACACCCTGTGGAATGTGCTGGATGAGCTGGATCAGGCTTGGCTGCCGGTAGAAAAATGCTGGCGTCTGAACGAGCGTCACTACGGTGCGCTGCAGGGTCTGGACAAAGCTGAAACCGCCGCTAAATACGGTGACGATCAGGTGAAACAGTGGCGTCGTGGTTTTGCCGTGACTCCGCCGGAACTGGATCGTAGCGATGAGCGTTTCCCGGGCCACGACCCGCGTTATGCGTCACTGACTGATGCCCAGCTGCCGACCACCGAGAGCCTGGCGCTGACCATCGAGCGTGTTATTCCTTACTGGAACGACAGCATTCTGCCGCGCATCAAGAGCGGTGAGAAAGTGATCATTGCAGCACACGGTAACTCCCTGCGTGCGCTGGTGAAATACCTCGACAACCTGAGCGAAGATGAAATCCTCGAACTGAACATTCCGACCGGCGTACCGCTGGTGTATGAGTTCGACGAGAACTTCAAGCCGATCAAACGTTATTATCTGGGTGATGCTGACGAGATCGCTGCGAAAGCCGCAGCCGTCGCGAACCAGGGTAAAGCGAAATAA